The Candidatus Parvarchaeota archaeon region CTGCAAAAACTTTCCGTTTTTTTTGAGACCCTTTCGGTATTGGAGGCAACAAAACCATAAAGGTGGGTCTGTTGAAAAACATACGCGTCGTTCTTGTCTGTCCGGAATATGATATAAATGTCGGTTCTGTGTGCCGCTGCCTTGCCAACTTTGGCATCAGCAGCCTCTACATAGTCAAGCCTTCCTGCCCCCTTGGCTTTGAAGCCAAAAAATTTGCGAAGCACGCGTTGCCAATCTTAGCTGGCGCAAAAATTTGCCAGAGCATAGAAGAGGCGTGCAGGGGGTGCAGCCACATAGTTGGCACAACAGGCGTGGCAAGGCGGCATAAAAAAACAATAAGGCACATAACAGGCCTTTGCGAATTTGCAGGCAAGGACTTCAAGGGTAGAGTCGCAATCCTGTTTGGCAGGGAGGGCATAGGCCTGACACAGCAGGAGATTGACATGTGCAGCCTGCTTGTGAAAATTGAAACACACCACAGCTACCCGATAATGAACCTTTCCCATGCAGTTGCCGTTGTCCTCTATGCGCTTTCAATAAAATCAATGCAGAAAATCAAATCTCCAAAACACTACCACACTCCAAGTGCAACCAAGAAAAACCTGCCAAGCAAGGCACAACTTGTTAGCCTTGTCGGGTTCTTTTCACAGATAACCGACTCATATTCCAAAAGCCTCAGAAACCCGCACAAGATAAAAATGGCTTTCAAGTCAATGGTCGCAAGCTCAGGCATCTCAAAGCTTGAGGCAGATTCCATGCTTGGGATATTCAGGAAAGCCGCAAAAGAAATAACAGGAAATAAACTAAAAAACGAATAGCCGCAGCCAAAAATTCTTTTCAAGCCTCCAAATGTCCTTTTGTGCAAAATACAATCCACTACAAAGCCTTTATTCTCCTACTCAAGTATATATACACTGGATGCTCAAATAATCACTTTCCAGTAAATGCGCTATCAGGTTTTTGGAGCAAGTGATTCATCATGCCAGCAGACCAACCAATGTTTGCCCATCTGCCCTCGCATGCGCAGCAAAACGTTTTTCCATCAATGCTCCCGGCCCACGAAGAAACTCAAAACCTAAGCGTAAAACACCAGCCTCTTTTTTCGGATGCAAAGTCCATATTTGCAACCCTCGCCCTCAGATACAAAAACAATGACCTTGGCTTTGAAACAGGAAACCTCAGAGCCAAGGCAGAGGAAACTATTGGCAGGATTGCTGATTTCCTTGAAAAACATTCATTTGCCCTGCAAGACGCCGACAAAGAAGGCTACTCAAAGCTATTGCAGGCCGTGCAGCAGCTGCAATCGGATGTGAGGCGCAATCCTTATGACCTTTTCAATTCGGCAAATCCGCAAAAGCCCCTAGATTCAATAATAGAGTCTGCAGATGCCCTTTGCGCAAAGCTTGATGTTGCCAAGGCCGTCACTTATGCCGACTGGCTTCAAAAAAGCAGCGATAAATATGCAAGCCTGGAGCCTAAAGACAAAACAGACTACGACCCTTCAAATGTCAGCGGGATTACGTTTGCCAACAGGGAAAAACTGAGCAAAACACTCGAGGCGCTTTATGAGTTTGGCAAAATCGACTCACGGGCCTATTCCTCCTTGCGTGCAGAAGTTG contains the following coding sequences:
- a CDS encoding RNA methyltransferase, which gives rise to MGGNKTIKVGLLKNIRVVLVCPEYDINVGSVCRCLANFGISSLYIVKPSCPLGFEAKKFAKHALPILAGAKICQSIEEACRGCSHIVGTTGVARRHKKTIRHITGLCEFAGKDFKGRVAILFGREGIGLTQQEIDMCSLLVKIETHHSYPIMNLSHAVAVVLYALSIKSMQKIKSPKHYHTPSATKKNLPSKAQLVSLVGFFSQITDSYSKSLRNPHKIKMAFKSMVASSGISKLEADSMLGIFRKAAKEITGNKLKNE